A stretch of the Bacteroidales bacterium genome encodes the following:
- the nadA gene encoding quinolinate synthase NadA, with product MDVNNLNIKEKGFIDKPVDPNIDVVGEIERMKKEKNAVLLGHYYQTSDIQDIADYLGDSLKLSQVAAETDADMIIFAGVHFMAETAKILSPEKQVIIPDLNAGCSLAESCPPDKFKEFKDQYPGYTVISYVNTTAEIKTMTDICCTSTNALHIVNYLPKTEKILFAPDQNLGNYIKRISGREDMVVYPGACHVHEEFSTQRIVELKKEYPDAKLIAHPECEKPIQIMADHIGSTSSLLKFAKQDNAKQFIVATESGIIHQMKKQNPDKYFIVAPPKDSTCGCSDCYFMKMITMNKIYNSLKYEEPTVELDRETIELARKPIDKMLEISRELGL from the coding sequence ATGGATGTTAACAATCTCAACATAAAAGAAAAAGGGTTCATAGACAAACCGGTAGATCCCAATATAGATGTGGTCGGTGAAATAGAACGGATGAAAAAAGAAAAAAATGCCGTTTTACTCGGTCATTATTATCAAACCAGCGATATACAGGATATCGCAGATTATTTGGGTGACAGTTTGAAACTTTCTCAGGTTGCTGCAGAAACAGATGCTGATATGATTATCTTTGCGGGTGTACATTTTATGGCTGAAACTGCTAAAATATTAAGCCCGGAAAAACAGGTGATCATACCGGATCTCAATGCAGGGTGTTCTCTGGCTGAGTCATGTCCGCCTGATAAATTCAAAGAATTTAAGGATCAGTATCCCGGTTATACGGTTATCTCTTATGTGAATACAACGGCTGAAATAAAAACCATGACGGATATATGCTGCACTTCAACCAATGCATTGCATATTGTAAATTATCTTCCAAAAACGGAAAAAATTCTTTTTGCTCCAGATCAAAATCTCGGGAATTATATCAAACGGATTTCCGGAAGGGAGGATATGGTCGTTTATCCAGGTGCCTGTCATGTTCATGAAGAATTTTCAACCCAGCGAATTGTAGAGCTTAAAAAGGAGTATCCGGATGCAAAACTCATTGCCCATCCTGAATGTGAAAAACCCATTCAGATTATGGCCGATCATATTGGGTCCACATCGTCCTTGTTGAAATTTGCAAAACAAGACAATGCCAAACAATTTATTGTAGCCACCGAATCTGGGATTATTCATCAGATGAAAAAGCAGAATCCGGATAAATACTTTATTGTAGCTCCTCCAAAAGATTCCACATGCGGCTGCAGCGACTGTTATTTTATGAAAATGATCACCATGAATAAAATTTACAACAGTTTGAAATATGAAGAGCCTACTGTTGAGCTAGACCGGGAAACCATTGAACTTGCCAGAAAGCCAATTGACAAGATGCTTGAAATATCGAGAGAATTGGGCCTTTAA